In Aspergillus fumigatus Af293 chromosome 2, whole genome shotgun sequence, a genomic segment contains:
- a CDS encoding phosducin family protein: MHHIIISGAWEPQQTIACELSFYLPKLAIFIFHDRSTYFSLWRSSFLSKAPDNRSPRPRNDILRKHGIIPEKPQDPEPLIQEALVEAERKAHENRLEDKDLDELHDLEDEEDEEFLEQYRKKRLAELSTLQKTSIYNQVYPLQKVDYAREVTEASSKSFVLVHLTSTSGNVESRVLSDLWRQLAMKYGDIKFCEIRGDMCIEGYPERNTPTILVYKDGEIRRQLVTLRELNGPKTKLENLERMLVDLGALKESDVRLKKRSYSFDEERQSNIRSANVEDYDDDWD, translated from the exons ATGCATCATATCATCATCTCTGGTGCTTGGGAGCCTCAACAAACAATTGCATGCGAGCTCTCATTCTACCTACCTAAACTTGCAATTTTCATTTTTCACGATAGATCAACTTATTTCTCATTATGGAGGTCCAG TTTCCTCAGCAAAGCCCCCGATAATCGCTCACCCCGCCCTAGGAATGACATTCTCCGCAAGCATGGCATTATCCCCGAAAAGCCCCAGGACCCTGAACCATTGATCCAAGAGGCCCTCGTGGAGGCCGAACGAAAAGCACATGAGAACAGGCTCGAAGACAAAGACCTCGATGAGCTGCACGATctcgaagatgaagaagacgaagagttCCTCGAACAATACCG CAAAAAGCGCCTCGCCGAACTCTCTACCCTTCAGAAAACCAGCATCTACAACCAAGTCTACCCCTTACAAAAAGTTGATTACGCCCGCGAGGTAACAGAAGCCTCCAGCAAATCGTTCGTGCTCGTCCACCTCACATCTACCAGCGGGAACGTCGAGTCGCGGGTCCTGTCCGACCTGTGGCGTCAACTAGCTATGAAATACGGTGACATTAAATTCTGCGAGATCCGCGGCGATATGTGCATTGAAGGGTACCCAGAACGGAATACGCCGACGATTCTGGTATACAAGGACGGAGAAATTAGGAGGCAGCTTGTCACACTACGGGAGCTCAATGGACCCAAGACTAAGCTTGAGA ACCTTGAGCGTATGCTAGTGGATCTGGGCGCCTTAAAAGAAAGCGATGTCCGGCTAAAGAAGCGATCTTACTCGTTCGACGAGGAGCGTCAATCAAACATTCGGAGTGCGAACGTCGAAGATTACGACGATGATTGGGACTAA
- a CDS encoding casein kinase 1 family protein: MTTMDLRVGNKYRIGRKIGSGSFGDIYLGTNIISGEEIAIKLESVKAKHPQLEYEARVYKSLAGGVGIPFVRWFGTECDYNAMVIDLLGPSLEDLFNFCNRKFSLKTVLLLADQLISRIEYIHAKSFIHRDIKPDNFLMGIGKRGNQVNVIDFGLAKKYRDPKTHFHIPYRENKNLTGTARYASINTHLGVEQSRRDDMESLGYVMLYFCRGTLPWQGLKAATKKQKYDRIMEKKMTTPTEVLCRGFPNEFSIYLNYTRSLRFDDKPDYSYLRKIFRDLFVRESYQYDYVFDWTVYKYQKNAAMIADATNNKKDKEADGRQNAAGAQAPMATTATAAKPGAISSQRRKVLDHNTLNNTPDTNRAMGGSDRM; encoded by the exons ATGACGACAATG GATTTGCGAGTCGGTAATAAATACCGCATCGGCCGTAAGATCGGAAGCGGTAGCTTTGGTGACATCTATCTCG GTACCAACATCATCTCTGGGGAGGAAATCGCCATCAAGCTCGAGAGCGTCAAGGCCAAGCACCCCCAACTCGAGTATGAAGCTCGAGTTTACAAATCCCtcgctggtggtgttggaaTCCCATTTGTCCGCTGGTTCGGTACCGAATGTGACTACAACGCTATGGTCATCGACCTTTTGGGTCCCAGCCTGGAGGACCTCTTCAACTTCTGCAACCGCAAATTCTCCCTGAAGACTGTGCTTCTCCTGGCAGATCAACTCATCTCCCGTATCGAATATATCCACGCCAAGTCCTTCATCCATCGTGATATCAAGCCCGACAACTTCCTAATGGGTATCGGCAAGCGTGGAAACCAAGTCAATGTGATTGATTTCGGCCTTGCCAAGAAGTACCGCGATCCCAAGACGCACTTCCACATCCCGTACCGTGAGAACAAGAACCTCACCGGAACGGCTCGTTATGCTAGTATCAACACTCACCTTGGTGTTGAGCAGTCTCGTCGTGATGATATGGAATCTCTCGGATATGTCATGCTCTACTTCTGCCGTGGCACTCTCCCTTGGCAGGGGTTGAAGGCGGCCACCAAGAAGCAAAAATATGACCGCAtcatggaaaagaagatgacCACGCCCACCGAGGTCCTCTGCCGTGGATTCCCCAACGAGTTCTCCATCTACCTCAACTACACTCGCTCCCTGCGTTTTGATGACAAGCCTGACTACTCCTACCTCCGCAAGATCTTCCGCGACCTGTTCGTCCGCGAGTCCTACCAGTACGATTACGTGTTCGACTGGACCGTCTACAAATACCAGAAGAACGCTGCCATGATTGCGGATGCTACCAATAacaagaaggacaaggaggctGATGGCCGCCAAAATGCAGCTGGAGCTCAGGCCCCCATGGCTACCACTGCTACTGCTGCCAAACCTGGTGCTATCTCCAGCCAGCGTCGCAAGGTCCTTGATCACAACACGCTCAACAACACCCCTGACACCAACCGTGCTATGGGAGGGAGTGACAGGATGTGA
- a CDS encoding F-box domain protein, with product MHSTRQIYLPTEIVVQIVRFVATDEAHRQEALYACCLVSRQWYSAAVSLLYEKPRLHIGNSFQQFVSTCSGVGGRRNKLNLGSFVRRLDLSRLVHHSSNSVTARLLGRVKENLEVFVAPRVSFAVNSLPALSKCTNLRHLDLSLVADPIAFPNLKKALSRLPRLRTLRVPRSTNLDVPDSSRAEWPPLLHKLQLSGNFSATTIPSFSWPPALTSLTLKNCTDLSVTSIACLFSSPQLSETLKHLTISYANRGLEPGSINAVTAFLPNLTYLSVPGDMVDETFFDVLYFLSPPLALEVLEFGMPYLDPVLHFETGSLIMALDKGLGNVRSVGFSDIFCTDERIVEDEEVDDVLHKHARQRAEQGAPTAVDETEVGVYYM from the exons ATGCACTCTACTCGCCAAATCTACCTGCCTACTGAGATTGTTGTGCAAATTGTCCGCTTTGTGGCTACAGATGAAGCCCATCGTCAAGAAGCGCTTTACGCATGCTGCTTAGTATCGCGTCAGTGGTATTCCGCAGCCGTCTCCCTCCTGTATGAAAAGCCCCGGCTACATATCGGAAACTCTTTCCAGCAGTTTGTATCAACTTGCTCAGGAGTCGGTGGACGGAGAAATAAATTGAATCTGGGAAGTTTTGTCCGTCGCCTGGACCTCAGTCGGCTGGTGCACCATAGCTCCAACAGCGTGACTGCCCGACTGCTTGGCCGAGTCAAAGAGAACCTGGAAGTTTTCGTGGCTCCAAGAGTGTCATTTGC TGTCAATAGCCTTCCTGCTCTGTCAAAATGCACGAATCTCCGCCATCTTGATCTCTCCCTAGTTGCGGATCCGATTGCCTTCCCCAATCTCAAGAAAGCGTTAAGTCGTCTGCCGCGACTGCGTACTCTTCGAGTTCCCCGCTCAACCAATCTTGATGTCCCGGACTCATCACGAGCAGAATGGCCTCCCCTCCTTCATAAACTGCAACTGAGCGGTAACTTCTCAGCCACTACGATCCCCTCATTTTCCTGGCCGCCTGCTCTCACCAGCTTGACTTTGAAGAATTGCACGGATTTGTCGGTGACGAGCATTGCCTGCTTGTTCAGTAGTCCGCAGCTGAGCGAGACCCTAAAGCATCTTACAATATCCTATGCAAATCGGGGACTTGAGCCCGGGTCTATCAACGCTGTGACAGCGTTCTTACCCAACCTAACATATCTAAGCGTACCCGGCGATATGGTAGATGAGACATTCTTCGATGTTCTATACTTCCTGTCGCCTCCTTTGGCTCTTGAAGTGCTCGAGTTTGGCATGCCTTACTTGGACCCAGTGCTCCATTTTGAAACAGGATCCTTGATCATGGCGCTGGACAAGGGTCTGGGTAATGTCCGTTCCGTCGGATTTTCGGATATATTCTGCACCGACGAGCGCATtgtcgaagacgaagaagttgACGATGTCCTTCATAAACATGCTAGGCAGAGAGCTGAACAAGGTGCGCCGACCGCAGTCGACGAAACTGAAGTCGGAGTATATTACATGTGA
- the rsmA gene encoding putative bZIP transcription factor (Fcr3), with amino-acid sequence MDYSFYSNPQSQQPFSVYDLHGLPTPDQNNPAPNGDDINDPFSSLVNYHSFHPSFRIQNPAAPSSFVPPPHSPPESFSKHSVSSNDFPNSHAEPGSVEGGDDQLQHRSSSEEKDNLTPAQSKRKAQNRAAQRAFRERKERHVRELEEKVSALEQESTTLAADNERLKRELAKFATENEVLRATTGQLASSQGRHLDSEPTITGPMKYTPTDFYTNLVPKGEPAPTHRVTVCEKTGERLLDAGATWDLIQGHELYKQGLVDIGDVSNRLKGMAQCNGQGPAFREGQVLQAIEASAAACRDELI; translated from the exons ATGGACTACTCATTTTATTCCAATCCTCAGTCACAGCAGCCATTCTCCGTCTACGATCTCCACGGACTACCTACACCCGATCAGAACAACCCAGCGCCTAATGGCGATGATATTAATGATCCATTTAGCTCTCTAGTT AATTATCATTCGTTCCACCCTTCCTTTCGCATTCAGAACCCCGCCGCCCCTTCGTCGTTTGTCCCTCCGCCGCACTCCCCACCCGAATCCTTCTCCAAACACTCAGTTTCGAGCAATGATTTCCCCAATAGCCATGCGGAGCCTGGATCCGTCGAAGGCGGCGACGACCAACTTCAGCATCGGAGCAGCAGCGAAGAAAAGGACAATTTGACTCCAGCACAAAGCAAGCGCAAGGCACAGAACCGAGCTGC TCAGCGAGCGTTCCGCGAGCGAAAGGAGCGCCATGTCCGCGAactggaagagaaagtcagCGCACTCGAGCAAGAATCCACCACCCTAGCCGCCGATAACGAACGGCTGAAGCGGGAGCTGGCCAAGTTCGCAACTGAGAATGAGGTCCTACGGGCTACCACGGGCCAATTGGCGAGCTCGCAAGGCCGTCATCTGGACTCGGAGCCAACCATCACAGGTCCGATGAAGTACACCCCTACTGACTTTTACACGAACCTCGTGCCGAAGGGGGAGCCGGCGCCTACACATCGAGTGACGGTCTGTGAGAAGACGGGCGAGAGGCTCCTCGATGCCGGGGCGACCTGGGATCTGATCCAGGGGCATGAGCTGTACAAGCAGGGTCTGGTCGATATCGGGGATGTCTCTAATCGTTTGAAGGGAATGGCTCAGTGTAATGGACAGGGTCCGGCGTTCAGGGAGGGCCAGGTGCTCCAGGCCATTGAGGCGAGTGCTGCGGCTTGCCGCGATGAATTGATATGA
- a CDS encoding coatomer subunit gamma encodes MSYVKKDEDADQVMIKLDRTSVFQDARLFNSSPISPRRCRTLLTKIAVLMFTGEQFPTNEATTLFFGISKLFQNKDPSLRQMVYLILKELANTAEDVIMSTSIIMKDTAVGSDILYRANAIRALCRIIDATTVQGIERLIKTAIVDKTPSVSSAALVSSYHLLPIARDVVRRWQSETQEAASASKSSTGFLGFGGSSSSHAISQSNFMTQYHAIGLLYQMRSHDRMALVKMVQQYGAAGVVKSPAALVLLVRLAAKLAEEDPGLRKPMMQMLDGWLRHKHEMVNFEAAKAICNMRDVTDAEASQAVHVLQLFLSSPRAITKFAAIRILHNFASFKPHVVNVCNPDIESLISNSNRSIATFAITTLLKTGNEASVDRLMKQISGFMADITDEFKITIVEAIRTLCLKFPSKQAGMLAFLSGILRDEGGYEFKRSVVESMFDLIKFVPESKEDALAHLCEFIEDCEFTKLSVRILHLLGVEGPKTSHPTKYIRYIYNRVVLENAIVRAAAVTALAKFGVGQKDPEVKSSVSVLLTRCLDDTDDEVRDRAALNLRLMAEEDEMAERFIKNDSMFSLSTFEHQLVMYVTSTDKETFAAAFDISTVPVVTQEQALAEERTKKLTTATPTLKAPSAGPPKGKANGVAEAATAAATQKYAEQLMQIPELKAYGTLLKSSVPVELTESETEYVVTAVKHVFKEHIVVQYDIKNTLPDTVLEDVTVVATPSEEEVLEEEFIVPAPKLAANEPGIVYVTFKKLSGEHSFPVTSFTNILKFTSKEIDPSSGEPEDSGYEDEYQVEDLELTGSDYVIPTFAGSFDHVWEQTGANGEEVSETLQLSNMKNISDATEQLITALSLQPLEGSDMALSNSTHTLKLFGKTVSGGRVAALIKMAFSSKTGVTTKITIRAEEEGVAPAVMAALA; translated from the exons ATGAGTTACGTTAAAAAAGATGAGGACGCTGATCAGGTGATGATCAAGCTCGATCGGACCTCCGTCTTCCAAGATG CACGTCTCTTCAATTCCTCTCCAATCTCTCCACGAAGATGTCGAACCCTCTTGACCAAGATTGCTGTCCTTATGTTTACGGGGGAGCAATTCCCCACGAATGAGGCGACCACTCTGTTCTTCGGCATTTCGAAGCTGTTTCAGAATAAGGATCCTTCCCTGCGGCAAATGGTCTATCTGATTCTGAAGGAACTCGCGAACACGGCCGAGGATGTTATCATGTCAACAAGCATTATCATGAAGGATACCGCTGTCGGTAGCGACATCCTCTACAGAGCAAACGCCATTCGGGCTCTGTGCCGCATCATTGAT GCCACCACCGTGCAAGGTATCGAGCGATTGATCAAAACCGCGATTGTCGACAAGACCCCTTCTGTCTCCTCTGCCGCTCTGGTTTCTTCATACCACCTCCTTCCAATTGCGCGCGATGTCGTTCGTAGATGGCAGAGTGAGACGCAGGAAGCTGCATCCGCATCGAAGTCGTCGACCGGtttccttggcttcggcggcAGCTCCTCGAGTCACGCTATCTCACAATCAAACTTCATGACTCAATATCATGCCATTGGTCTTCTGTACCAGATGCGCTCGCACGATAGGATGGCGTTGGTGAAGATGGTTCAGCAGTATGGAGCAGCTGGCGTTGTGAAGAGCCCCGCCGCGCTGGTATTGTTGGTGCGATTAGCAGCCAAgttggcggaggaggatccGGGCCTGAGGAAACCGATGATGCAAATGCTTGATGGCTGGCTCCGGCATAAGCATGAAATGGTCAACTTCGAGGCGGCAAAGGCAATCTGCAATATGCGCGATGTCACCGATGCGGAAGCGTCGCAGGCTGTTCATGTTCTCCAGTtgttcctctcttctccacgCGCCATCACCAAGTTTGCTGCCATTCGTATTCTCCACAACTTTGCCAGTTTCAAGCCTCATGTTGTCAATGTGTGCAACCCTGACATTGAATCTCTTatctccaactccaaccGTTCCATCGCCACTTTTGCCATCACAACGCTGCTCAAGACTGGCAACGAGGCCAGTGTTGATCgcttgatgaagcagatATCTGGTTTCATGGCTGATATCACGGATGAGTTCAAGATCACTATTGTTGAGGCTATTCGGACTCTCTGCTTGAAATTCCCCAGCAAGCAAGCCGGTATGCTGGCGTTCCTCAGCGGCATTCTCAGGGACGAGGGTGGATATGAATTCAAGCGGAGTGTCGTTGAAAGCATGTTTGACCTGATAAAATTCGTTCCTGAGAGCAAAGAAGATG CCCTTGCCCACCTCTGCGAGTTCATTGAGGACTGTGAATTCACCAAGTTGTCCGTCCGAATTCTACACCTTCTCGGTGTGGAAGGGCCCAAGACATCTCACCCCACTAAGTACATCCGCTACATCTACAATAGAGTTGTCCTGGAGAATGCTATCGTACGAGCTGCCGCTGTAACGGCCCTGGCCAAGTTTGGCGTCGGACAGAAGGACCCTGAAGTGAAATCCAGTGTCTCCGTCCTCCTTACACGCTGTCTTGACGATACGGACGATGAGGTTCGAGACCGAGCTGCCCTCAATCTTCGTCTCATggcggaagaggacgagatggcCGAACGGTTCATTAAGAACG ATTCTATGTTTTCACTTTCTACGTTCGAGCACCAGCTTGTCATGTACGTGACATCGACAGACAAGGAGACATTTGCCGCGGCTTTCGACATTTCCACTGTTCCTGTTGTCACACAAGAACAGGCATTGGCTGAAGAGAGGACCAAGAAGCTCACAACTGCAACACCCACCCTCAAGGCTCCTTCTGCAGGTCCTCCCAAAGGCAAGGCCAATGGCGTCGCCGAGGCGGCAACCGCAGCGGCAACTCAGAAATATGCCGAGCAGCTCATGCAGATTCCCGAGCTCAAGGCCTACGGAACTTTGCTCAAGTCCTCTGTGCCTGTTGAGCTTACTGAGAGTGAGACCGAATACGTGGTAACAGCCGTCAAACATGTTTTCAAGGAGCACATTGTGGTGCAATACGACATTAAGAACACTCTGCCCGATACGGTACTGGAGGATGTAACGGTAGTCGCCACTCCTTCTGAGGAAGAGgtcctggaagaagagttcATCGTGCCAGCTCCCAAGCTAGCTGCAAACGAGCCTGGTATCGTATACGTCACCTTCAAGAAACTCTCCGGCGAACACAGCTTCCCTGTCACATCATTTACAAACATCTTAAAATTTACCAGCAAAGAGATTGACCCTAGCTCCGGAGAGCCGGAGGATAGCGGATATGAGGACGAGTATCAGGTCGAGGACTTGGAACTTACTGGCAGCGACTATGTCATTCCCACGTTTGCCGGCAGCTTTGACCACGTCTGGGAGCAGACCGGCGCGAACGGGGAGGAAGTCAGCGAGACTCTGCAACTCAGTAACATGAAGAACATCTCAG ATGCCACTGAGCAATTGATCACTGCCctttctctccagcctctagaAGGCTCAGATATGGCTCTAAGCAACAGCACACATACGCTCAAGCTTTTCGGAAAAACTGTGTCAGGTGGTAGAGTTGCAGCTTTGATCAAAATGGCTTTCTCAAGCAAGACAGGTGTCACTACCAAGATCACCATTcgagcagaggaggaaggtgTGGCTCCCGCTGTCATGGCAGCTCTTGCTTAA